In Metopolophium dirhodum isolate CAU chromosome 7, ASM1992520v1, whole genome shotgun sequence, one genomic interval encodes:
- the LOC132948368 gene encoding uncharacterized protein LOC132948368 yields the protein MSNIVAPETSPKSMIQSVTDNYFEVFDVLQPNRAKTLESRDIKSSQAHGRYKSTPNVALHKNSAGADEPETRWPIMRRYKSMPNMAVQRTNFADESDDVPDYIELPSIASMVELQVSTDLSSTELSVTAAPATAEVDEIEAPSNISSSLPRHVRPIEADVLQSSPTYNTAALQFHGDESINCSAKPSVHQANGIQDMVVTRGGCSDAATNPTVTAVILKRRSL from the coding sequence ATGTCAAATATTGTAGCACCGGAAACTTCGCCCAAATCCATGATCCAGTCCGTGACCGACAATTATTTCGAGGTTTTCGACGTGCTCCAGCCAAATCGAGCGAAAACGTTGGAATCTCGAGATATCAAGAGTTCACAGGCGCACGGGCGATATAAATCGACGCCTAATGTGGCTCTGCACAAGAACTCCGCAGGTGCAGATGAACCCGAGACAAGGTGGCCAATTATGCGACGGTATAAATCGATGCCTAATATGGCTGTGCAACGAACTAACTTCGCAGACGAATCAGACGATGTACCCGATTATATCGAGTTACCTTCCATCGCATCCATGGTGGAGTTGCAAGTTTCGACAGATTTATCGTCCACCGAGTTGTCAGTAACGGCGGCACCTGCCACTGCAGAAGTTGACGAGATCGAGGCGCCGTCCAACATCTCGTCATCTTTGCCACGTCATGTTCGGCCGATCGAAGCCGACGTGCTGCAGTCTAGTCCGACGTACAACACGGCAGCGCTGCAGTTTCACGGTGACGAGTCTATAAATTGTTCGGCGAAACCATCGGTCCACCAGGCAAATGGTATCCAGGATATGGTGGTAACCCGCGGTGGCTGCAGTGATGCAGCCACGAACCCGACGGTAACCGCGGTAATTCTCAAACGCCGCTCTCTGTAG
- the LOC132948367 gene encoding dual specificity protein kinase TTK-like, translating into MMNHSIESSFYNAEENDGETDNYVTCPLLQLKYSRSRKPITSRLGQKGRSLKHINENRPLFENKTAEADLGGSFQIRTPENVVTGFEKLDLVHDTPFVRPAIKTHNDSDLETPSDTLTNLKNVRPNIALSTKRSLYSNKENLPEQREELKTPESLKLNQSNTSPPSLTIKETANTSSESVKDETYYVSPETSRYNYDTSLYHSIRETTVIPETSHSSFSIRNSDSFVNNSLTPKQLECQPLDDQPNHTALELSPAANRNNFVIRARSPIRHIPVGFVQDGEFKRPINSSSSVCVKCANENYISVKGINYNILNTLGHGGSSIVYEVLHPDTNQVVAIKKVDLSEVEDIIAKGYLNEVNLLQNLQSCESVIRLFDSQYTIKEKILYMVMEKGDTDLSKLIRNTKQMSVHMIMYYWSEMLITVNEIHAKGVIHSDLKPANFLLVSGRLKLIDFGIASKIQGDMTSVLKDVTTGTWNYMSPECIRSGGSNFQGHKINQKSDVWSLGCILYSLIYGKTPYSHLTNTWQKLQAIAESTQNISFLSHSKTFTQGIPPVLMQTMKLCLIKDVKARPNVVDLLKLIENTVFKPMT; encoded by the exons atgATGAACCATAGCATAGAATCAAGTTTTTACAATGCTGAAGAGAATGATGGAGAAACTGATAATTATGTTACATGTCCATTATTGCAACTAAAATATTCTAGATCAAGAAAACCAATTACTAG tcgttTGGGACAAAAGGGTAGATCTTTAAAACACATAAATGAGAATCGAcctttatttgaaaataaaaccgCAGAAGCTGATTTGGGAGGATCATTTCAAATACGTACACCTGAAAATGTAGTAACTGGTTTTGAAAAACTTGACTTAGTACATGATACTCCATTTGTCCGTCCAGCCATTAAAACTCACAATGATAGTGATTTAGAAACTCCGAGTGACACACTaactaatttgaaaaatgtaagacCTAATATTGCATTAAGTACTAAACGGTCATTATACAGTAATAAAGAAAATTTACCAGAGCAAAGAGAAGAATTAAAAACGCCTGAATctctaaaattaaatcaaagtaATACTAGTCCCCCGTCACTCACTATAAAAGAAACTGCAAATACATCATCAGAGAGTGTGAAAGACGAAACATATTATGTGTCACCTGAAACTTCAAGATACAACTATGATACCAGTTTGTATCATAGTATCAGAGAAACAACTGTTATACCAGAAACATCACATTCATCTTTTTCAATCAGAAATTCTGATTCATTTGTCAATAATTCTTTAACACCTAAGCAATTAGAATGTCAACCTCTAGATGATCAACCTAATCATACTGCACTTGAACTGTCTCCTGCAGCAAATCGTAACAATTTTGTAATACGAGCTCGATCTCCCATTCGTCATATTCCTGTTGGATTTGTTCAAGACGGAGAATTTAAACGGCCAATTAATTCATCAAGTAGCGTGTGTGTTAAATGCGCCAATGAAAACTATATATCTGTTAAaggaattaattataatatacttaatacacTTGGCCATGGTGGATCTAGTATTGTGTATGAG gTTTTACATCCAGACACAAACCAAGTGGTTGCAATAAAAAAGGTAGATTTATCTGAAGTTGAAGATATTATAGCTAAAGGATATTTAAATGAAGTTAATTTGTTACAAAATCTGCAATCATGTGAAAGTGTTATACGCCTTTTTGACAG tcaATATACTATTAAAGAAAAGATACTTTACATGGTAATGGAAAAAGGTGATACAGATCTTTCAAAACTCATTCGTAATACTAAACAAATGTCTGTACATATGATAATGTACTATTGGTCAGAAATGTTGATTACTGTTAATGAAATACATGCTAAag GTGTTATACATTCAGATCTAAAACCAGCAAATTTTCTTCTGGTTAGTGgtcgtttaaaattaatagattttGGTATTGCATCAAAAATTCAAGGAGATATGACAAGTGTATTGAAAGATGTGACTACTGGAACTTGGAATTATATGAGTCCAGAATGTATTAGGAGTGGTGGTTCAAATTTTCAAGGACATAAA ATAAACCAAAAATCAGATGTGTGGTCACTAggatgcatattatatagtttaatttatggtAAGACTCCTTATTCACATTTGACAAACACTTGGCAAAAGTTACAAGCCATTGCAGAATCCACACAAAATATTAGTTTCCTGAGTCACAGTAAAACATTTACTCAAGGTATACCACCTGTACTAATGCAAACAATGAAgttatgtttgataaaagatGTGAAAGCTAGACCCAATGTAGTTGATTTGCTGAAGCTTATTGAAAATACAGTATTCAAACCTATGACTTAA